The following are encoded together in the Pseudomonadota bacterium genome:
- a CDS encoding DUF116 domain-containing protein yields MKKNREATLNPSKKRIFIGLLGLTFALTMLLILVGGWVATVGLRQLHPNLPLLAQLITVILFLLLSGIITALILSIILEKDLPFTQRIRGLGIKLFLPLMEILGPRLGISKEKIRRSFIEINNRLLVSGNRSRIEPERLLLLLPHCLQRADCQRRITTNIDNCRQCGRCDITSLIDLARKYRIRTAVATGGTLARKIVRDHQPRLIVAVACERDLTSGIHDAFPLPVYGVLNQRPEGPCWNTRVDVVEVEKALRIFLK; encoded by the coding sequence ATGAAAAAAAATCGGGAAGCAACTCTCAATCCATCCAAAAAAAGGATTTTCATCGGCCTTTTGGGACTGACCTTCGCCCTGACCATGCTCCTGATTCTAGTGGGCGGCTGGGTGGCGACCGTCGGCTTGCGCCAGCTGCACCCGAACCTGCCCTTGCTGGCCCAGCTCATCACCGTAATTCTTTTTCTGCTTCTAAGCGGCATTATCACAGCCTTGATCCTTTCCATAATCCTGGAAAAGGATCTGCCCTTTACCCAGAGAATCAGAGGGTTGGGAATCAAGCTGTTCCTGCCCCTGATGGAAATTCTCGGTCCTCGCCTGGGAATCAGCAAGGAAAAGATCCGCCGTTCTTTCATCGAAATCAACAACCGGCTGCTGGTTTCCGGCAACCGCAGCCGCATTGAGCCGGAGCGTCTGCTGCTGCTCCTGCCGCACTGCCTGCAACGGGCGGATTGCCAGCGCCGCATCACAACCAACATTGACAACTGCCGACAATGCGGGCGCTGCGATATCACGAGCCTGATTGATCTGGCCCGTAAATACCGGATTCGCACCGCCGTCGCGACCGGCGGCACCCTGGCCCGTAAAATCGTCCGTGATCATCAGCCCCGCCTGATTGTCGCGGTAGCCTGTGAACGCGATCTGACCAGCGGCATTCACGACGCTTTTCCCCTTCCGGTCTACGGCGTTCTTAATCAGCGCCCGGAAGGACCTTGCTGGAACACGCGGGTCGACGTCGTCGAGGTTGAAAAAGCCTTGCGGATTTTTCTCAAATGA
- the mfd gene encoding transcription-repair coupling factor translates to MRVFNPPPPACNPPFAEELAAIAAAIENRAEIHLNELHGSGPALLLSRLAQLPVPGFIVVSDDFQKSRDLRQDVAAYLEILPCGGESPELLLLPPLPRLAYRQTLRSGRTERERIATLARLPEAKKFLCFTTIVAFSERRPAPQAFYQRFFRLEWGQTIAREQLFLELENCGYNRVPVVDEAGDYSVRGGVVDIFSPLYEEPLRLDFFGDEIESIRPFDPLTQLSRKQEYEEVEIGPARETLAPRDLEAARQRVRERFVELNDSHLALAPALAELESNPNRPGFDAWLPAFVEGRHSLIDYFPLGTIPVLCEPSELRDQLEDLEQQLQEGYNRALAELRLVFPPEAYLPPAAAALQKASERARICLNSRLDDGLQTGAAETLSPPEAFVRQCRTRDNRFLRDRIRQNAGTDENPLAGMAALLKEHLQQNFRIYLAGRNQTTCERLHGLLSDYGLPVDLEANPKSFRDQHQIRLLPLRLQQGVLLTQEKFLFLSDADLFGPKQRLSSQESRGRENREVFFDDFAQIKPGDCITHVEHGIGRYQGLKTLEVEGIVNEYLILEYQDSDLLYVPVESFDQLHKYHGNGDDTVALSRLGSPQWAAAKEKTRRAIDDLLLELLDLYAEREALPGRACAPPDHLFREFEAAFAYEETPDQRQAISDVIADLTAPKAMDRLVSGDVGFGKTEVAMRAVFLTVLSGRQAAVMVPTTILAQQHFETFQERFAAYPVRVAVLSRFRSPAQQKETIVGLREGRIDVVIGTHRLLQKDIVFKDLGLLVLDEEHKFGVRHKEKLKNFRRHLDVLSMSATPIPRTLQFSLSGMRSLSAITTPPRDRLAIRTFVAAYDDDIVKEAVGKELNRGGQVFFVHNSVSTINARAARLAALLPEIRIGIGHGQMRENELEKTMLDFAARRYDLLLCTTIIESGLDIPNANTMIVENAQNFGLAQLYQLRGRIGRAQRKAYAYLLVPEIEKITPEARKRLNALAEASTLGAGFRIAMQDLEIRGAGHLLGKKQSGQISAVGYELYQEMLSEAINEARGRQQPKVPEPEIKISLSAHIPPDYLPDLTLRLQFYKKIAAADSDLALSQLEDELHDRCGLPPEAVLNLLRLKSLKLLLKENRIQTLEIGRGKLSLRFDASAPPAPEKIISLIKNEAPGCRLTPDGWLSFTDVPDPTELKSWCEKLLQKIT, encoded by the coding sequence ATGAGGGTTTTCAATCCCCCGCCCCCCGCCTGCAACCCGCCCTTTGCCGAGGAGCTGGCCGCCATCGCCGCCGCCATTGAAAATCGAGCGGAAATTCATCTTAACGAACTCCACGGCTCGGGTCCGGCATTATTGTTGAGCCGTCTGGCCCAACTTCCGGTTCCCGGATTCATTGTCGTCAGCGACGATTTTCAGAAAAGCCGCGACCTCAGACAGGATGTTGCCGCCTACCTGGAAATCCTGCCTTGCGGCGGCGAGTCCCCGGAACTCCTCCTGCTTCCCCCTCTACCCCGGTTGGCTTATCGCCAGACCCTGCGCAGCGGACGTACTGAACGGGAACGAATCGCTACCCTGGCCCGCCTTCCTGAAGCAAAAAAATTCCTCTGTTTTACCACGATCGTGGCCTTCAGCGAACGCCGCCCCGCGCCCCAGGCTTTTTATCAACGTTTTTTCCGTCTCGAATGGGGGCAGACTATCGCCCGCGAGCAACTTTTCCTGGAACTTGAAAACTGCGGCTACAACCGGGTTCCCGTCGTCGATGAAGCCGGAGACTACAGCGTGCGCGGCGGCGTTGTCGACATTTTCTCACCCCTTTACGAGGAGCCATTGCGCCTTGATTTCTTCGGCGACGAAATCGAATCAATCCGTCCCTTCGACCCCCTGACGCAGCTCAGCCGTAAACAGGAATATGAGGAAGTCGAAATCGGCCCGGCGCGGGAAACCCTGGCTCCCCGCGACCTGGAAGCCGCCCGGCAACGGGTTCGGGAACGCTTTGTTGAACTCAACGATTCCCATCTGGCTCTGGCTCCGGCCCTGGCTGAACTGGAGAGCAACCCCAACCGACCCGGATTTGACGCCTGGCTGCCGGCCTTTGTCGAAGGCCGGCACAGTCTGATCGACTATTTTCCTTTGGGCACAATCCCCGTCCTTTGCGAACCTTCCGAACTGCGTGACCAGCTTGAAGATCTTGAGCAGCAGCTCCAGGAAGGCTATAATCGGGCTTTGGCCGAACTGAGGCTGGTCTTTCCTCCCGAAGCTTATCTGCCGCCCGCCGCGGCCGCCCTGCAAAAAGCTTCGGAGCGCGCTCGCATCTGCCTTAACAGCCGATTAGACGACGGTCTGCAAACCGGCGCCGCCGAAACCTTATCGCCGCCGGAAGCTTTCGTCAGGCAATGCCGAACCCGTGACAACCGTTTCCTGCGCGACCGGATCAGACAAAACGCCGGAACCGATGAAAACCCTCTGGCCGGAATGGCCGCCTTGCTCAAGGAGCATCTCCAGCAGAACTTCAGAATTTACCTGGCCGGCCGCAACCAGACCACCTGCGAACGCCTGCATGGCCTGCTCAGCGATTACGGCCTGCCGGTCGACCTTGAGGCCAACCCGAAGAGTTTTCGCGACCAGCATCAGATCAGATTGCTGCCGCTGCGGTTACAACAGGGAGTCCTGCTCACTCAGGAAAAATTTCTGTTCCTGAGTGACGCCGACCTCTTCGGCCCCAAACAGAGGCTATCGTCTCAGGAATCCCGGGGGCGCGAAAACCGGGAGGTTTTCTTTGATGATTTCGCCCAGATCAAACCCGGCGACTGCATTACCCACGTTGAACACGGCATCGGCCGTTACCAGGGGCTGAAAACCCTGGAAGTGGAAGGCATTGTCAATGAATATCTGATTCTTGAATACCAGGACTCAGATCTGCTCTACGTTCCGGTGGAAAGCTTCGACCAGCTGCATAAATATCACGGCAACGGGGACGATACCGTCGCCCTGAGTCGGCTCGGCAGCCCTCAATGGGCCGCCGCCAAGGAAAAAACCCGTCGGGCGATAGACGATCTGCTTCTGGAACTGCTTGATCTTTACGCCGAACGAGAAGCCCTGCCGGGACGCGCCTGCGCCCCACCGGACCACCTTTTTCGCGAATTTGAGGCCGCCTTCGCTTACGAAGAAACCCCAGATCAGCGTCAGGCCATCAGCGACGTCATCGCCGACCTCACCGCGCCCAAGGCCATGGACCGTCTGGTCAGCGGCGATGTCGGCTTCGGCAAAACCGAGGTCGCCATGCGCGCGGTGTTTCTGACCGTTCTTTCCGGCCGACAGGCGGCGGTTATGGTTCCGACCACCATCCTCGCGCAACAGCATTTCGAAACTTTTCAGGAGCGTTTCGCCGCCTATCCGGTCCGCGTCGCGGTCCTGAGCCGTTTTCGCAGCCCGGCTCAACAAAAGGAAACCATCGTCGGCCTGCGTGAGGGCCGGATTGATGTCGTCATCGGCACCCACCGTCTCCTCCAGAAAGATATAGTATTTAAGGATCTGGGGCTCTTGGTCCTGGATGAAGAGCATAAATTCGGGGTCCGCCATAAAGAAAAACTGAAAAATTTCCGCCGCCACCTCGATGTTCTGTCGATGAGCGCCACCCCGATTCCCCGAACCCTGCAGTTTTCCCTCTCCGGCATGCGCTCCCTGAGCGCCATCACCACGCCCCCGCGCGACCGTCTCGCCATCAGAACCTTTGTCGCCGCTTACGATGACGACATCGTCAAGGAGGCGGTCGGCAAGGAACTCAATCGCGGCGGTCAGGTTTTCTTTGTCCACAACAGCGTCTCTACCATCAACGCCCGGGCCGCCCGTCTGGCCGCCCTGCTGCCGGAAATCCGCATCGGCATCGGCCATGGCCAGATGCGGGAAAACGAGCTGGAAAAGACCATGCTCGACTTCGCCGCCCGCCGCTATGACCTGCTGCTCTGCACGACGATCATCGAATCCGGCCTCGACATTCCGAACGCCAACACCATGATCGTCGAAAACGCCCAGAATTTCGGCCTCGCCCAGCTCTACCAGCTGCGCGGTCGCATTGGCCGGGCCCAACGCAAGGCCTACGCCTACCTGCTCGTCCCGGAAATCGAAAAGATCACGCCGGAAGCCCGCAAGCGCCTCAACGCCCTGGCCGAAGCCAGCACCTTGGGAGCCGGATTCCGGATTGCCATGCAGGATCTGGAAATTCGCGGAGCCGGCCACCTGCTGGGTAAAAAACAATCCGGCCAGATCTCGGCGGTCGGGTACGAACTTTACCAGGAGATGCTCAGCGAGGCCATCAATGAAGCCCGCGGCCGCCAACAACCCAAGGTTCCCGAACCGGAAATCAAAATCAGCCTCTCGGCCCATATTCCGCCGGATTATCTGCCGGACCTGACCCTGCGCCTGCAGTTCTACAAAAAGATCGCCGCCGCCGACAGCGATCTCGCCCTCAGCCAACTCGAGGATGAACTGCATGACCGCTGCGGCCTTCCGCCGGAAGCGGTGCTGAACCTGCTGCGGCTGAAAAGCCTCAAGCTTCTGCTTAAGGAAAACCGGATTCAGACCCTTGAAATTGGTCGGGGCAAGCTCAGTTTACGTTTTGATGCTTCAGCCCCGCCGGCGCCGGAAAAGATAATTTCCCTGATCAAGAATGAAGCGCCCGGCTGTCGTCTCACTCCGGACGGTTGGCTCTCTTTTACCGACGTCCCGGACCCGACCGAGCTCAAGTCATGGTGCGAAAAGCTGTTGCAAAAAATCACCTGA